A region from the Triticum aestivum cultivar Chinese Spring chromosome 3D, IWGSC CS RefSeq v2.1, whole genome shotgun sequence genome encodes:
- the LOC123073717 gene encoding E3 ubiquitin-protein ligase SINA-like 10 — MQGAAVEGRIRDSPDKAGESAKKARLDLPEGHVRQEAAGGGDGGAIVAAAYSPRVELAVRIDKQVLHCPLCTVPFKPPVFQCKAGHLACGSCVVQLPFGQCKPCVNGGGFFNPCPALDAVVSSTRIGCPNAGCQRYVTYHEVAEHQKACPHAPCHCMEPGCGYAGAPQALAGHLYTIHSVPVRAVQYGKVSKFQLPVSAPRLVLLGDDNNHVFVLTVGALGAGAAAVSVVCARARAATRPRFTCKMWVNLERPPAAAANCSKQDMVLVDMHIRSSSSPGAVAAADEPTFLPVPRMYLVPAAAGEGVPMEVPLHIRIDKVSPWSV; from the exons ATGCAAGGCGCCGCCGTCGAGGGGAGGATTAGGGATTCGCCGGACAAGGCCGGCGAGAGCGCCAAGAAGGCGCGGCTGGACCTGCCCGAAGGCCATGTGAGGCAagaggcggccggaggaggagacggaggcgcCATCGTCGCGGCGGCGTACAGCCCGCGAGTGGAGCTCGCCGTGAGGATCGACAAGCAAGTGCTCCACTGCCCCCTCTGCACCGTCCCCTTCAAGCCTCCCGTATTCCAG TGCAAAGCGGGGCACCTGGCCTGTGGTAGCTGCGTGGTCCAGCTGCCCTTTGGGCAGTGCAAGCCATGCGTGAACGGCGGCGGCTTCTTCAACCCCTGCCCTGCGCTGGATGCCGTGGTGTCCTCTACCAGGATCGGGTGCCCCAACGCCGGCTGCCAAAGGTACGTGACCTACCACGAGGTCGCCGAGCACCAGAAAGCGTGCCCGCACGCGCCCTGCCACTGCATGGAGCCCGGCTGCGGCTACGCCGGCGCGCCGCAGGCGCTCGCCGGCCACCTCTACACCATCCACTCGGTGCCGGTGCGCGCCGTGCAGTACGGCAAGGTCAGCAAGTTCCAGCTACCGGTGTCGGCACCGCGGCTGGTACTCCTCGGCGACGATAACAACCACGTGTTCGTCCTGACCGTGGGCGCGCTCGGCGCCGGCGCGGCCGCCGTGTCGGTGGTGTGCGCCAGGGCGAGGGCGGCGACGCGGCCCCGATTCACGTGCAAGATGTGGGTCAACCTGGagcggcccccggcggcggcggcgaactgcAGCAAGCAGGACATGGTGCTGGTGGACATGCATATAAGGAGCAGCTCGTCGCCCGGGGCGgtggccgccgccgacgagccgACATTCCTGCCGGTGCCGCGGATGTACCTGGTTCCAGCAGCAGCAGGGGAGGGGGTGCCCATGGAAGTTCCCCTGCACATCCGCATCGA